In the Lysinibacillus sp. PLM2 genome, one interval contains:
- the gerD gene encoding spore germination protein GerD → MFVLLLLTSCSDNQGQSMSYDEIKKIMIDSIQTEDGKKALRQLLEDPSIRELIVLEHDEVETAIKNTLLSEDAQDFWKKTFEDPAFKESIAKSMKDQQTEIMQDLIKNATFQEDLITFFGQSEMQKQLETILKSSTLRKQMEEVVMQTIDDPLLQTKWQDLIKKAGETSGGGESGGESGGGGGSGGGGGSGGGQGESGS, encoded by the coding sequence ATGTTTGTTTTATTACTTTTAACAAGTTGTTCTGATAATCAAGGCCAATCCATGTCCTATGATGAAATAAAGAAAATCATGATTGATTCCATTCAAACAGAGGACGGGAAAAAAGCTTTACGTCAGCTTCTTGAGGATCCAAGTATTCGTGAACTGATCGTGCTAGAGCATGATGAAGTTGAAACTGCAATTAAGAATACTTTACTATCTGAAGATGCACAGGATTTTTGGAAAAAAACATTTGAAGATCCAGCTTTTAAGGAATCTATAGCAAAAAGTATGAAAGACCAACAAACGGAAATAATGCAAGATCTTATAAAGAATGCTACATTCCAAGAAGACTTAATCACATTTTTCGGTCAGTCTGAAATGCAAAAGCAATTGGAAACTATTTTAAAAAGCTCAACTCTTCGCAAGCAAATGGAAGAAGTAGTAATGCAAACAATTGATGATCCTCTACTACAAACTAAATGGCAGGATCTGATTAAAAAAGCAGGTGAAACTTCTGGAGGCGGCGAATCTGGCGGTGAGTCAGGTGGTGGCGGCGGCTCTGGGGGCGGCGGAGGTTCCGGTGGTGGCCAAGGTGAATCTGGAAGCTAA
- a CDS encoding iron-sulfur cluster carrier protein codes for MINEQQVREVLGKLEDPFLHKTLAETSGIVGVTIKEEKNHVSVKVAIAKTNTPEQMQLQMKIVEVLKEAGAASVGIRFEELSPEVLESFRGQATQSESHDILSPLSTVQVIAIASGKGGVGKSTVSVNLAVALSRLGKKVGLIDADIYGFSVPDMMGIQEMPVVKDNSIYPVDRMGVKVISMGFFVENNAPIVWRGPMLGKVLDQFFRDVDWGELDYLLLDLPPGTGDVALDIHQALPTSKEIIVTTPHPTAAFVAARAGAMALQTNHDILGVIENMSWFESKVTGEKEYVFGKGGGPKLADELRTELLGQVPLGQPDWSKEDFAPSVYDEEHPTGKIYIDIAQKVIEQLEK; via the coding sequence GTGATAAACGAACAACAAGTCAGAGAAGTTTTAGGAAAATTAGAAGACCCATTTTTACATAAAACATTAGCAGAAACTAGCGGTATCGTAGGTGTAACGATTAAAGAAGAAAAGAACCATGTTAGCGTCAAGGTTGCAATTGCAAAAACAAATACACCTGAACAAATGCAATTACAAATGAAAATTGTAGAAGTATTAAAAGAAGCAGGTGCTGCATCAGTTGGTATTCGTTTTGAAGAATTGTCACCAGAAGTATTGGAAAGCTTCCGTGGCCAAGCAACACAAAGTGAATCACATGATATCTTATCACCTTTATCAACTGTTCAAGTGATAGCGATTGCATCGGGTAAAGGTGGCGTTGGTAAATCGACAGTATCCGTTAACTTAGCAGTAGCGCTTTCACGTTTAGGTAAAAAAGTAGGCTTAATCGATGCGGATATTTATGGATTCAGTGTTCCTGATATGATGGGTATCCAAGAAATGCCGGTCGTAAAAGATAATAGCATTTATCCCGTTGATCGTATGGGTGTAAAGGTTATTTCAATGGGATTCTTTGTTGAAAATAATGCACCAATCGTTTGGCGTGGGCCGATGTTAGGGAAAGTGTTAGATCAATTCTTCCGTGATGTAGATTGGGGAGAGCTTGATTACCTACTATTAGACTTACCACCAGGTACAGGTGACGTAGCACTAGATATTCACCAAGCATTGCCAACTTCAAAAGAAATTATTGTTACGACTCCACATCCAACAGCTGCATTTGTTGCTGCCCGAGCTGGTGCAATGGCATTACAAACAAATCATGACATTTTAGGTGTTATTGAAAACATGTCTTGGTTTGAATCGAAAGTAACGGGTGAGAAGGAGTATGTTTTCGGTAAAGGTGGAGGACCTAAACTTGCTGATGAACTACGCACAGAATTATTAGGTCAAGTACCACTTGGACAACCAGATTGGTCGAAAGAGGATTTTGCTCCATCCGTTTATGACGAAGAACATCCGACGGGTAAAATTTATATAGATATTGCTCAAAAAGTAATTGAACAATTAGAAAAATAA
- the cwlD gene encoding germination-specific N-acetylmuramoyl-L-alanine amidase, translating into MKRWLALIVILLVCLAVVVYETSASDRKFFLPEPLGGVKIVVDAGHGGVDGGASSQSVIEKDVTLAIAQKVESQLKRMGAEVVMTRNTDGDVLDEHAPSEEFPTLRERKKQDIFLREEIVKSNEPEIFITIHANAIPEAKWRGAQVFYHQDGHPNSELLAKSVQDSIKNSLQNTDREALAIKQIYLLKKAEVPAVLIETGFLSNDEERALLSDDSYQEKMATAIVDGIENYVNMEFE; encoded by the coding sequence TTGAAACGATGGCTTGCACTAATTGTAATTTTATTAGTTTGTCTTGCGGTGGTTGTATATGAGACAAGCGCTTCAGACAGAAAGTTCTTTTTACCTGAACCATTAGGTGGTGTCAAAATTGTTGTAGATGCTGGTCATGGTGGAGTTGATGGGGGAGCATCATCTCAATCGGTAATTGAAAAGGATGTTACGCTTGCAATCGCTCAGAAAGTTGAAAGTCAATTGAAACGAATGGGCGCTGAAGTTGTAATGACGAGAAATACGGATGGAGATGTATTAGACGAGCATGCACCAAGTGAAGAATTCCCTACATTAAGAGAACGAAAGAAACAAGATATCTTTTTACGTGAGGAAATTGTAAAATCGAACGAACCTGAAATCTTTATTACCATTCATGCAAATGCAATCCCTGAAGCGAAATGGCGTGGTGCACAAGTGTTTTATCATCAAGACGGGCATCCAAATAGCGAATTATTAGCAAAATCTGTACAAGACTCAATAAAAAACAGCTTACAAAATACAGACAGAGAAGCTCTAGCCATTAAACAAATTTATCTCTTGAAAAAAGCTGAAGTTCCAGCAGTATTAATTGAAACAGGTTTTTTAAGTAATGATGAAGAGCGAGCACTATTGTCAGACGATAGTTACCAAGAAAAAATGGCTACCGCAATTGTTGATGGCATCGAAAATTATGTAAATATGGAATTCGAATAA
- the kbaA gene encoding KinB-signaling pathway activation protein produces MTIRNWIKFFFMCMAIGGIVTGVAGVIIRWNFFQPYLANGDIVEFIAAFGWMILLGFTMSVIAQAGFFAYLTIHQVGVGVFRTLTLWNWVQTLLIVIVLFDLIVFRFAPSAQDYKDWLFYIGLLLVLVFGAIATAIKKVQLTDKKHILVSALFFMIVITSLEWIIALMGRQENIDTYVALLLFPLVAVNAYQLLALPKYNAKSDEDRKKLEARRKERRQSVNKKIEA; encoded by the coding sequence GTGACAATACGAAATTGGATTAAATTTTTCTTCATGTGTATGGCTATTGGCGGCATCGTCACGGGTGTTGCTGGTGTTATCATTCGTTGGAACTTTTTCCAACCATATTTAGCCAACGGTGATATCGTTGAGTTTATCGCTGCTTTTGGTTGGATGATTCTTTTAGGTTTTACTATGAGTGTTATTGCACAGGCCGGTTTTTTCGCATATTTAACAATACATCAAGTTGGCGTTGGTGTGTTTAGAACATTAACTTTATGGAATTGGGTACAAACGTTATTAATTGTAATTGTACTTTTTGATTTAATTGTATTCCGTTTTGCACCTAGTGCACAGGATTATAAGGATTGGTTATTCTACATTGGATTATTACTAGTTTTAGTTTTTGGTGCAATCGCCACGGCAATAAAAAAAGTTCAATTAACAGATAAAAAACACATTTTAGTTTCAGCATTATTTTTTATGATTGTTATAACTTCTCTTGAATGGATAATTGCATTAATGGGTAGACAAGAAAATATCGATACTTATGTTGCATTGTTATTATTCCCACTTGTAGCAGTTAATGCATACCAATTGTTGGCTTTACCGAAGTATAATGCAAAATCGGATGAAGATCGAAAAAAGCTTGAAGCACGTAGAAAAGAAAGACGCCAATCGGTTAACAAGAAAATAGAGGCTTAA
- a CDS encoding multidrug ABC transporter ATP-binding protein yields MNKSATQPPLPQNRSMPRSPLKHPGGRFNGPAEKAKNQKATIRRIWTYLKNERIGLISAIVFVIFSSILSILGPLIIGIIIDHYILPKDIAGAIRMIVLLTAIYIVGAILTWLQTFVMIHVSQKSIWQLRQHLFKKFQVLPLASFDKRQQGDLMSRMTNDIENLNVALSQSVLQIISTVLTVIGTAIAMLYLNWILAIVTMLIIPCILWSAKQIIKRSSKNYAQRQKDLGILNGFIAESISNSDITTLFGKEAQTIEQFHEANEKLRSSAMRAEIVSGLMGPMNNFINTLGLGIVVGVGALMSINNLVTIGIIASFATYSRQFLRPINQLSNLLNTFQSAIAGAERVFEIMDEEEEVKDIPNAITKDKFIGEVMFRNVYFRYNDEKSVLKNISFHAKAGETVALVGPTGSGKTTIIQLLNRFYDTTSGEILIDGENIKHYKMENIREHIGVVLQDTYLFSGTVRENIRYGKLDATDEEVKQAAKIAFAHSFIKYLPQQYDTMLVSGGMNLSQGQRQLIAIARAILEDPDILILDEATSSVDTMTEVHIQKGLNNLMKGRTSFVIAHRLKTIENADQILVIKDGSIIEQGNHQTLMNQRGFYANLQNQLQVQ; encoded by the coding sequence GTGAATAAATCAGCCACTCAACCACCTTTACCACAAAATAGATCTATGCCAAGATCACCTTTAAAACACCCAGGTGGTAGATTTAATGGTCCCGCTGAAAAGGCAAAAAATCAAAAAGCAACAATAAGAAGGATATGGACTTATTTGAAAAATGAGCGTATTGGCTTAATAAGTGCCATCGTATTTGTCATTTTTTCATCAATCCTAAGCATACTGGGCCCGTTAATAATCGGGATTATTATCGATCATTATATATTGCCAAAAGATATTGCTGGGGCAATTCGGATGATTGTTCTATTAACAGCCATTTATATTGTAGGGGCAATATTAACGTGGTTGCAAACCTTTGTCATGATTCACGTATCACAAAAATCGATATGGCAGCTCCGGCAGCACTTATTCAAAAAGTTCCAAGTGCTGCCGCTTGCGTCCTTTGATAAGAGGCAACAAGGTGATTTAATGAGTCGAATGACAAATGATATAGAAAATTTAAACGTTGCCCTTTCTCAAAGTGTTCTTCAAATCATTTCCACTGTCTTGACGGTGATTGGTACTGCTATAGCGATGCTTTATTTAAACTGGATACTAGCAATTGTGACAATGCTTATTATTCCTTGTATTTTATGGTCAGCAAAACAAATTATTAAACGTAGTAGTAAAAACTACGCCCAAAGACAAAAAGACCTAGGAATCTTGAATGGATTTATAGCAGAATCCATTTCAAACTCAGATATAACAACATTATTCGGAAAAGAAGCACAAACGATTGAACAATTCCATGAAGCGAATGAAAAACTAAGAAGTTCAGCAATGCGGGCAGAAATTGTATCTGGATTAATGGGCCCGATGAATAACTTTATTAACACATTAGGCTTAGGGATAGTTGTAGGAGTAGGGGCATTAATGTCGATAAATAATCTAGTTACAATAGGTATTATTGCATCATTTGCAACTTACTCTCGCCAATTTTTGCGTCCAATCAATCAATTATCCAACTTATTAAATACATTCCAATCAGCCATCGCTGGAGCTGAGCGTGTGTTTGAAATAATGGATGAAGAGGAGGAAGTCAAGGATATTCCGAATGCTATAACAAAGGATAAATTCATAGGCGAAGTAATGTTTCGAAATGTTTATTTCCGTTACAATGATGAAAAATCTGTACTGAAAAATATTTCTTTCCATGCAAAAGCAGGGGAGACTGTTGCACTTGTTGGTCCAACAGGTTCTGGGAAAACTACGATTATTCAATTGTTGAATCGGTTCTATGATACAACAAGTGGAGAAATCTTAATTGATGGAGAAAATATTAAACATTATAAAATGGAAAATATAAGAGAGCATATAGGTGTCGTATTACAAGATACTTATTTATTTTCTGGTACGGTAAGGGAAAATATCCGTTATGGTAAGCTCGATGCAACGGATGAAGAAGTTAAGCAAGCTGCTAAAATCGCCTTTGCCCATAGCTTTATAAAATATTTACCGCAGCAATATGACACGATGCTCGTCTCAGGTGGTATGAACCTAAGTCAAGGGCAACGGCAGTTAATTGCCATTGCGAGGGCAATTTTAGAAGATCCAGATATTTTAATATTAGATGAGGCAACATCTAGTGTAGATACGATGACGGAGGTTCATATTCAAAAAGGATTAAATAATCTGATGAAGGGCCGTACAAGCTTTGTTATTGCTCATCGGTTAAAAACCATTGAAAATGCGGACCAAATTCTTGTCATTAAAGATGGGTCTATTATCGAGCAAGGAAATCATCAAACATTAATGAATCAGCGCGGTTTTTATGCAAACCTACAAAATCAACTTCAAGTACAATAA